In Candidatus Flexicrinis affinis, the following proteins share a genomic window:
- a CDS encoding proline--tRNA ligase, with amino-acid sequence MAQQAVTPLSEDVSKWYNEIIYRADMAAPSPVRGCVIIKPYGYEVWEAVRNGLDRRFKATGHQNAYFPLFIPESYLRREAEHVEGFSPELAVVTIGGGKQLEEPLVVRPTSETIIGEAFALWIQSYRDLPLLINQWANVVRWELRTRPFLRTAEFLWQEGHTAHATHEEAEFETLQMLDIYADFAITEAAIPVIKGLKSENEKFAGALRTYTIEGMMRDGKALQSGTSHNLGQNFAKVFDIKYLSRDNVEELCWTTSWGLSTRMVGAIVLAHGDDKGLRLPPMVAPIQVVLLPIYKTDEERVAVESTVERIAKELKAAGVRIHVDNREETPGFKFNDWEMRGVPVRMEIGPKDVANNNAVLARRDIPGRDGKRFVSQDGIVDAVRDLLTEVQANLLADATAFRDSRIHDVSTYDEFKQVIEADGWARVWWAGEDARGSADEARIKEETGASLRCFPLDQPGGTGRCFLTGKTADRVALFARAY; translated from the coding sequence ATGGCGCAGCAAGCAGTCACTCCACTCAGCGAAGACGTCTCGAAGTGGTACAACGAGATCATCTACCGCGCGGACATGGCTGCCCCGTCGCCGGTACGCGGATGCGTGATTATCAAGCCGTATGGCTACGAAGTGTGGGAAGCCGTACGCAATGGGCTTGATCGGCGTTTCAAGGCGACAGGCCACCAGAACGCGTACTTCCCGCTGTTCATCCCCGAGAGCTACTTGCGCCGCGAGGCCGAGCACGTCGAAGGCTTCAGCCCCGAGCTGGCGGTCGTCACCATCGGCGGGGGCAAGCAGCTCGAAGAGCCGTTGGTCGTGCGGCCTACCAGCGAGACGATCATCGGCGAGGCGTTCGCGCTGTGGATCCAGTCCTACCGCGATCTGCCGCTGCTGATAAACCAGTGGGCCAATGTCGTTCGCTGGGAACTGCGTACGCGTCCCTTCCTGCGCACGGCGGAATTCTTGTGGCAGGAGGGGCACACCGCCCACGCGACGCACGAGGAAGCCGAGTTCGAGACACTGCAAATGCTCGACATCTACGCCGACTTTGCGATCACCGAGGCGGCGATTCCGGTTATCAAGGGGCTGAAGAGCGAGAACGAGAAGTTCGCCGGCGCCCTGCGGACGTACACGATCGAAGGCATGATGCGCGACGGCAAGGCGCTGCAAAGCGGCACGTCGCACAACCTGGGCCAGAACTTCGCCAAGGTGTTCGACATCAAGTACCTCTCGCGCGACAACGTCGAGGAACTGTGCTGGACGACGAGCTGGGGACTGTCGACCCGTATGGTCGGCGCGATCGTGCTGGCGCACGGCGACGATAAGGGCTTGCGTCTGCCTCCGATGGTCGCGCCTATTCAGGTCGTGCTGCTGCCCATTTACAAGACCGACGAGGAGCGCGTCGCCGTCGAGTCGACGGTCGAGCGAATTGCCAAAGAACTCAAGGCCGCCGGCGTCCGCATCCACGTCGACAACCGCGAGGAGACTCCCGGCTTCAAGTTCAACGACTGGGAGATGCGCGGCGTGCCGGTGCGGATGGAGATCGGCCCTAAGGACGTCGCCAACAACAACGCCGTGCTCGCGCGGCGCGACATCCCCGGCCGTGACGGCAAGCGGTTCGTCTCGCAGGACGGCATCGTGGACGCGGTGCGCGACTTGTTGACCGAAGTGCAGGCCAACCTGCTCGCCGACGCGACCGCCTTCCGCGATAGCCGCATCCACGACGTGTCGACCTACGACGAGTTCAAGCAGGTGATCGAGGCCGACGGCTGGGCGCGTGTGTGGTGGGCTGGCGAAGACGCCCGCGGCAGCGCCGACGAGGCGCGCATCAAGGAGGAGACCGGCGCGAGCCTGCGCTGCTTCCCTCTCGATCAGCCTGGCGGCACCGGTCGGTGCTTCCTGACCGGCAAGACCGCCGACCGCGTCGCGCTGTTCGCGCGGGCGTATTAG